One genomic window of Channa argus isolate prfri chromosome 5, Channa argus male v1.0, whole genome shotgun sequence includes the following:
- the brk1 gene encoding probable protein BRICK1 has product MAGQEDPVQREIHQDWANREYIEVITSSIKKIADFLNSFDMSCRSRLATLNEKLTALERRIEYIEARVTKGETLT; this is encoded by the exons ATGGCTGGCCAGGAAGATCCAGTGCAAAGAGAGATTCACCAGGACTGGGCGAATCGAGAGTATATAGAAGTAATAACAAGCAGCATCAAAAAAATTGCTGACTTTCTCAACTCATTCG ATATGTCGTGTCGATCCCGTCTTGCTACTCTCAACGAGAAGCTGACAGCGCTGGAGAGGAGGATTGAATATATTGAGGCAAGA GTGACAAAAGGAGAGACGTTGACCTAG
- the rbm5 gene encoding RNA-binding protein 5: protein MGADKRISRTERSGRYGSDQTREDSDWRDRRERDQERDHNVRRWGEERRGERYEGDRRASRDSPEQRERKRRNSDRSEDGYHSDGDYSEQDYRREPGEEKKSKTIMLWGLSPHVTEDDIRFAIDQLEGPQPVDVRLMKKKTGISRGFAFVDFYHLQDASRWMETNQKRLTIQGKNVDMHYSHPRNKYEDWLCNTCGLYNFRRRLKCFRCGAAKAESESSNNTGVSETQPTGDFYGDTIILRNIAPLTTVEAIMTALAPYANLSSNNIRLIKDKQTGQNRGFAFVQLSSPLEASQLLTILQGLQPPLKLDGKTIGVDYAKSARKDLLLPDGNRVSAFSVASTAIAAAQWSSSQPQQSSETMSEYSYLQEGYTPMSQDYQTYYQQGAGASISQGNGILGAAPGVKIVPTPAGVVISQSAQVYQPHIIAQPAVQAMPLVQQLEHKAQTGQLSAIEAASVPVVPVAAASTLTASGQTADGSTVVPDTSTYQYDESSGYYYDPQTGLYYDPNTQYYYNSQTQQYLYWDSEKQTYVPASTDTNTGQNDSTTSNSASTSGKEPKEGKEKKEKPKSKTAQQIAKDMERWAKSLNKQKENFKSSFQPISQEERKEAAAADAGYTLFEKRQAGSLERLIPDFSRCHEEEPPTTIVNTSKCGLVAAYSGDSDPEEGGAEPDGGEGGQNKLTDWNKLACLLCRRQFPNKESLIRHQQLSDLHKKNLEVLRRSKMSEAELEELERKETEMKYRDRAAERREKYGIPEPPAPKKKKFSQPAPVINYEQPTKDGLTSDNIGNKMLQAMGWKEGKGLGRNQQGITAPIEAQLRTKGAGLGTKGTNYTLSPSDTYKDAVRKAMFARFTELE, encoded by the exons ATGGGAGCTGATAAAAG AATTAGTCGGACAGAACGCAGTGGAAGATATGGCTCTGACCAAACTCGTGAAGATTCAGATTGGCGTGACAGACGAGAGCGGGACCAAGAGCGCGATCACAATGTGCGCCGCTGGGGGGAAGAGAGACGTGGTGAACGTTATGAAGGTGATCGTAGAGCATCAAGAGACAGTCCAGAG caaagagagagaaaaagacgtAACAGTGATAGATCAGAGGATGGTTACCACTCAGATGGTGACTACTCAGAGCAGGATTACAGGAGGGAGCCtggggaggagaagaagagcaaGACCATCATGCTCTGGGGTCTCTCTCCTCATGTCACAGAAGATGAT attcgcTTTGCCATAGACCAACTGGAGGGACCCCAGCCAGTGGATGTCAGgctgatgaaaaagaaaacag GTATAAGCCGTGGTTTCGCCTTCGTGGACTTTTATCACTTGCAAGATGCCTCCCGATGGATGGAGACCAATCAG AAACGTCTGACCATCCAAGGGAAAAACGTGGACATGCACTACAGTCACCCCAGAAACAAGTATGAAGACTGGCTGTGCAACACT TGTGGCCTGTACAATTTCCGGAGGAGGCTGAAGTGCTTCAGGTGTGGAGCAGCCAAAGCTG aaagtgaaagtaGCAATAACACTGGAGTGTCTGAAACTCAGCCCACTGGTGATTTCTATGGCGACA CAATCATCCTGAGAAATATTGCACCCCTGACCACTGTGGAAGCCATAATGACAGCCTTGGCACCATATGCTAATCTTTCATCTAACAACATTCGCCTCATCAAGGACAAGCAGACAGGCCAGAACCGAGGCTTTGCCTTTGTCCAGCTGTCCTCTCCTCTG GAAGCCTCTCAGCTGCTAACCATCCTACAGGGACTGCAGCCTCCTTTAAAACTGGATGGAAAAACAATTGGGGTGGATTATGCTAAGAGTGCCAGAAA ggaCCTTTTACTGCCAGATGGGAATCGTGTCAGTGCCTTCTCTGTGGCAAGCACAGCCATTGCTGCAGCTCAGTGGTCTTCAAGTCAG CcacagcagagctcagagacaaTGTCAGAATACAGCTACCTGCAAGAAGGCTATACTCCAATGTCACAG GACTACCAGACATATTACCAGCAAGGAGCCGGAGCCAGCATTTCTCAGGGAAATGGGATTCTAGGAG CTGCCCCAGGTGTAAAAATAGTTCCTACTCCAGCTGGAGTAGTGATCTCGCAGAGTGCCCAAGTCTACCAACCCCACATCATTGCTCAGCCTGCTGTTCAG GCAATGCCACTTGTTCAGCAATTGGAGCACAAAGCCCAGACAGGACAACTCTCAGCCATTGAAGCAGCATCTGTGCCTGTTGTTCCTGTAGCTGCTGCCAGTACATTAACAGCCTCAGGACAAACAGCTGATGGCAGCACTG tTGTTCCTGATACATCAACCTATCAGTATGATGAATCCTCTGGCTACTATTATGATCCACAAACTGGTCTCTACTATGACCCAAACACACAG TATTACTACAACTCTCAGACCCAGCAGTATCTCTACTGGGACAGTGAGAAACAGACCTACGTTCCTGCCtcaacagacacaaacactggaCAAAATGACAGCACAACAAGCAATTCTGCTTCAACAAGTGGTAAAGAACCTAAAgaaggcaaagagaaaaaggaaaagcccAAAAGCAAGACAGCTCAGCAG ATTGCTAAAGACATGGAAAGGTGGGCTAAAAGCCTCAACAAGCAGAAAGAGAACTTCAAGAGTAGCTTTCAGCCTATTAGtcaagaagagagaaaagaggcagCAGCTGCTGATGCAGGCTACACACTCTTTGAAAAGAGG CAAGCAGGAAGTCTAGAGAGACTCATACCAGACTTTTCAAGGTGCCATGAAGAGGAGCCCCCAACCACCATAGTCAACACGTCAAAG TGTGGCCTTGTGGCAGCCTACAGTGGAGACAGTGACCCTGAGGAAGGTGGAGCAGAGCCTGATGGTGGTGAAGGAGGCCAGAACAAGCTGACAGACTGGAACAAGTTAGCATGCTTGCTCTGTAGGAGACAATTCCCCAACAAAGAGAGTCTAATTCGACATCAGCAACTCTCTGACCTCCACAAG AAAAACCTGGAGGTTCTTCGCAGATCCAAAATGAGTGAAGCAGAGCTGGAAGagctggagagaaaagaaacagag ATGAAATATAGAGACAGAGCAgctgagaggagagaaaaatatgGCATCCCTGAACCACCTGcaccaaaaaagaagaaatttagCCAACCAGCACCAGTCAT TAACTATGAACAGCCCACTAAAGATGGTCTTACCAGTGACAATATTGGGAACAAAATGCTACAAGCAATGGGCTGGAAGGAGGGAAAAGGACTTGGTCGTAACCAACAGGGGATCACGGCACCAATTGAG GCACAGTTGAGAACAAAAggagctggacttggcaccaaAGGCACCAACTACACGCTCTCTCCTTCAGACACGTACAAAGATGCAGTCCGCAAAGCAATGTTTGCTCGCTTCACTGAATTAGAATGA